In Nicotiana tabacum cultivar K326 chromosome 17, ASM71507v2, whole genome shotgun sequence, one DNA window encodes the following:
- the LOC107781287 gene encoding putative sugar phosphate/phosphate translocator At3g17430, protein MKISKQLVLTYIYLFVYITLSSGVILYNKWVLSPKYFNFPLPITLTMIHMGFSGLVAFLLIRVFKVVSPVKMTFVIYATCVIPISAFFASSLWFGNTAYLFISVAFIQMLKALMPVATFVMAVICGIDKLRCDIFMNMVLVSVGVVVSSYGEIHFNVVGTVYQVTGIFAEALRLVLTQVLLQKKGLTLNPITSLYYIAPCSFVFLFVPWYLLEKPEMEVSQIQFNFWIFFSNALCALALNFSIFLVIGRTGAVTIRVAGVLKDWILIALSTLIFPESTITTLNITGYAIALCGVVMYNYLKMKDVRAVQLPVDSVTERTAKELKMEKKSFDLYVSDDIAKNGGGKGTRNGSPDSTVDEEAPFIPSTRVSHLGRSPLSSHSA, encoded by the exons atgaagatCAGCAAACAACTTGTGTTGACGTATATATATCTCTTTGTCTATATAACACTTTCATCAGGAGTTATTTTGTATAACAAG TGGGTTCTTTCACCAAAATATTTCAATTTCCCATTACCAATTACACTTACAATGATTCATATGGGCTTTTCAGGCTTAGTAGCTTTCCTTCTTATCCGTGTCTTCAAG GTTGTATCGCCTGTCAAAATGACATTTGTAAT ATATGCGACGTGTGTCATTCCCATTAGTGCTTTCTTTGCTTCAAGTCTTTG GTTTGGGAACACAGCTTATCTGTTCATTTCTGTAGCCTTTATCCAGATGCTGAAAGCTCTAA TGCCAGTGGCCACCTTTGTCATGGCTGTTATTTGTGGAATTGACAAGTTAAGATGCGACATATTCATGAACATGGTGCTGGTCAGTGTTGGCGTTGTAGTATCCTCCTATGGAGAAATTCACTTCAATGTAGTTGGTACAGTGTATCAGGTCACTGGAATATTTGCTGAGGCTCTTAGGCTGGTCTTAACTCAAGTTCTGCTTCAGAAGAAGGGATTAACTCTCAATCCTATCACCAGCCTATATTACATAGCTCCTTGCAG ctttgtctttctttttgtcccGTGGTATCTTCTGGAGAAGCCTGAGATGGAAGTCTCACAAATTCAATTCAACTTCTGGATTTTCTTTTCAAATGCACTTTGTGCTCTTGCTCTGAATTTCTCAATTTTCTTAGTGATTGGTAGAACTGGTGCTGTAACCATCCGAGTTGCCGGTGTCTTGAAAGATTGGATACTTATTGCCCTCTCAACTCTAATTTTTCCAGAGTCGACAATAACCACTCTTAATATTACAGGCTATGCCATTG CATTATGCGGTGTTGTGATGTATAACTACTTGAAGATGAAGGACGTTCGAGCTGTTCAACTTCCTGTAGATAGTGTTACTGAACGAACAGCTAAG GAACTTAAAATGGAGAAGAAGTCATTCGATCTGTATGTGTCAGATGATATTGCTAAGAACGGTGGAGGAAAAGGTACAAGGAATGGTTCTCCGGATTCaacagtggatgaggaagcaccCTTTATTCCTTCAACTAGGGTCTCTCATCTTGGGCGAAGCCCACTTAGCAGCCACTCTGCATGA
- the LOC107781288 gene encoding uncharacterized protein LOC107781288 isoform X2, giving the protein MAGDGLTAAADFPSGAAVEPQYAGAKTSVWWDIENCQVPRGCDPYSIAQNISAALMKMNYHGPVTISAYGDTNRIPWPVQNALSSTGIALNHVLAGVKDASDKKILVDMLFWAVDNPAPANYLLISGDRDFSNAIHQLRMRRYNILLAQPLQASAVLAAAAKNVWQWTSLAAGGSPRELSYGIKTLRQESTLTPITKPISVNQPAYSEANANTNASGPQRLSNPGRTADTKTKAIYVPKNSNKLNMTGMSSMPARIEETSSSHCPQEPDVAPKQFAPHQFFAKPDSSENHSSKFIENKHAQRTQSQPLLVPDKVVNSNSCQNNLQPAPPRPESSAVFSTPFVCHPDAVRVGGDIDGSLNKSPARPEFSFPSSSLGISKSVPGNSDLGLQLPEHIQGLIGVILLALNTLKLEKIVPTEENITYCVRYGNSKDRHTDVTAALNSALEQQMILKIKVGNLELYVGRTERIWNCVNPLGGNLNQYRDATWNAIENFLCSAAGRSAIAASECRYEAALILKNSCLKDLTLGEVIQILDMIITLKRWIKTSHSGWQPVVITLPETYNNSGTRIDT; this is encoded by the exons ATGGCCGGAGACGGATTGACGGCGGCGGCGGATTTTCCCAGCGGAGCAGCGGTGGAACCGCAATACGCGGGGGCAAAGACGTCGGTGTGGTGGGATATAGAGAACTGTCAGGTGCCAAGGGGATGCGACCCTTACTCAATCGCTCAGAATATAAGCGCGGCATTGATGAAGATGAACTATCACGGACCTGTCACCATCTCTGCCTATGGCGACACCAATCGCATCCCCTGGCCCGTTCAAAATGCTCTCTCTAGTACTGGAATCGCTCTCAATCACGTCCTGGCCG GGGTTAAGGATGCAAGTGACAAGAAAATTTTGGTGGACATGCTATTTTGGGCAGTGGACAATCCTGCACCTGCGAATTATCTGCTCATTTCGGGAGATAGGGATTTCTCCAATGCCATTCATCAGTTACGCATGAGGAGATATAATATTCTTCTAGCACAACCTTTACAAGCTTCTGCTGTTCTTGCTGCTGCTGCCAAGAATGTGTGGCAGTGGACAAGCCTTGCTGCTGGAGGATCTCCACGAGAACTTTCTTATGGCATTAAGACATTACGCCAAGAATCAACATTGACTCCAATTACTAAACCTATATCTGTGAACCAACCTGCTTATTCCGAAGCCAATGCCAATACTAATGCTTCTGGACCCCAAAGGTTATCTAATCCTGGACGCACTGCTGATACTAAAACTAAAGCTATTTACGTACCTAAGAACTCGAATAAACTGAATATGACCGGCATGTCAAGTATGCCAGCTAGAATTGAAGAAACTAGTAGCAGCCATTGCCCACAAGAACCAGATGTTGCACCAAAGCAGTTTGCACCACATCAGTTTTTCGCAAAGCCTGATAGTTCAGAGAACCATAGCAGTAAATTCATAGAAAATAAGCATGCTCAGCGTACTCAATCTCAACCTCTTTTAGTTCCAGATAAAGTTGTGAATTCGAACTCTTGCCAGAACAATTTGCAGCCTGCACCTCCACGACCTGAAAGTTCTGCAGTTTTTTCTACACCATTTGTATGCCATCCTGATGCTGTTAGGG TTGGGGGTGATATCGACGGTTCTCTTAACAAGAGTCCTGCACGTCCTGAGTTTTCCTTCCCTTCATCCTCATTGGGGATTTCTAAATCTGTTCCTGGTAATTCAGATTTGGGTCTCCAGCTTCCTGAACACATTCAAGGTCTTATAGGGGTCATCTTGCTTGCCTTGAATACTTTGAAGCTTGAGAAGATTGTGCCAACAGAAGAAAACATTACTTATTGTGTACGTTATGGTAACTCAAAAGATCGTCATACTGATGTTACAGCAGCCTTAAATTCTGCACTAGAGCAACAGATGATATTAAAGATAAAAGTAGGAAATTTGGAGCTATATGTTGGTAGGACTGAGAGGATCTGGAATTGCGTTAATCCACTTGGTGGAAATCTTAACCAGTATCGAGATGCAACTTGGAATGCGATTGAGAATTTTCTCTGTTCAGCTGCTGGACGTTCAGCAATAGCAGCATCTGAATGCAG GTATGAAGCAGCTCTGATTCTTAAAAACTCGTGCTTAAAAGACCTTACATTGGGTGAAGTAATTCAAATCCTGGATATGATTATCACGCTGAAGCGTTGGATTAAAACTTCGCACTCTGGTTGGCAACCAGTTGTTATCACTCTTCCAGAAACTTATAATAATAGTGGTACCAGAATAGATACCTAG
- the LOC107781288 gene encoding uncharacterized protein LOC107781288 isoform X1, whose translation MAGDGLTAAADFPSGAAVEPQYAGAKTSVWWDIENCQVPRGCDPYSIAQNISAALMKMNYHGPVTISAYGDTNRIPWPVQNALSSTGIALNHVLAGVKDASDKKILVDMLFWAVDNPAPANYLLISGDRDFSNAIHQLRMRRYNILLAQPLQASAVLAAAAKNVWQWTSLAAGGSPRELSYGIKTLRQESTLTPITKPISVNQPAYSEANANTNASGPQRLSNPGRTADTKTKAIYVPKNSNKLNMTGMSSMPARIEETSSSHCPQEPDVAPKQFAPHQFFAKPDSSENHSSKFIENKHAQRTQSQPLLVPDKVVNSNSCQNNLQPAPPRPESSAVFSTPFVCHPDAVRGQIVFLRRLNLLAVGGDIDGSLNKSPARPEFSFPSSSLGISKSVPGNSDLGLQLPEHIQGLIGVILLALNTLKLEKIVPTEENITYCVRYGNSKDRHTDVTAALNSALEQQMILKIKVGNLELYVGRTERIWNCVNPLGGNLNQYRDATWNAIENFLCSAAGRSAIAASECRYEAALILKNSCLKDLTLGEVIQILDMIITLKRWIKTSHSGWQPVVITLPETYNNSGTRIDT comes from the exons ATGGCCGGAGACGGATTGACGGCGGCGGCGGATTTTCCCAGCGGAGCAGCGGTGGAACCGCAATACGCGGGGGCAAAGACGTCGGTGTGGTGGGATATAGAGAACTGTCAGGTGCCAAGGGGATGCGACCCTTACTCAATCGCTCAGAATATAAGCGCGGCATTGATGAAGATGAACTATCACGGACCTGTCACCATCTCTGCCTATGGCGACACCAATCGCATCCCCTGGCCCGTTCAAAATGCTCTCTCTAGTACTGGAATCGCTCTCAATCACGTCCTGGCCG GGGTTAAGGATGCAAGTGACAAGAAAATTTTGGTGGACATGCTATTTTGGGCAGTGGACAATCCTGCACCTGCGAATTATCTGCTCATTTCGGGAGATAGGGATTTCTCCAATGCCATTCATCAGTTACGCATGAGGAGATATAATATTCTTCTAGCACAACCTTTACAAGCTTCTGCTGTTCTTGCTGCTGCTGCCAAGAATGTGTGGCAGTGGACAAGCCTTGCTGCTGGAGGATCTCCACGAGAACTTTCTTATGGCATTAAGACATTACGCCAAGAATCAACATTGACTCCAATTACTAAACCTATATCTGTGAACCAACCTGCTTATTCCGAAGCCAATGCCAATACTAATGCTTCTGGACCCCAAAGGTTATCTAATCCTGGACGCACTGCTGATACTAAAACTAAAGCTATTTACGTACCTAAGAACTCGAATAAACTGAATATGACCGGCATGTCAAGTATGCCAGCTAGAATTGAAGAAACTAGTAGCAGCCATTGCCCACAAGAACCAGATGTTGCACCAAAGCAGTTTGCACCACATCAGTTTTTCGCAAAGCCTGATAGTTCAGAGAACCATAGCAGTAAATTCATAGAAAATAAGCATGCTCAGCGTACTCAATCTCAACCTCTTTTAGTTCCAGATAAAGTTGTGAATTCGAACTCTTGCCAGAACAATTTGCAGCCTGCACCTCCACGACCTGAAAGTTCTGCAGTTTTTTCTACACCATTTGTATGCCATCCTGATGCTGTTAGGG GCCAGATAGTTTTCTTGAGGCGGCTTAATTTGCTTGCAGTTGGGGGTGATATCGACGGTTCTCTTAACAAGAGTCCTGCACGTCCTGAGTTTTCCTTCCCTTCATCCTCATTGGGGATTTCTAAATCTGTTCCTGGTAATTCAGATTTGGGTCTCCAGCTTCCTGAACACATTCAAGGTCTTATAGGGGTCATCTTGCTTGCCTTGAATACTTTGAAGCTTGAGAAGATTGTGCCAACAGAAGAAAACATTACTTATTGTGTACGTTATGGTAACTCAAAAGATCGTCATACTGATGTTACAGCAGCCTTAAATTCTGCACTAGAGCAACAGATGATATTAAAGATAAAAGTAGGAAATTTGGAGCTATATGTTGGTAGGACTGAGAGGATCTGGAATTGCGTTAATCCACTTGGTGGAAATCTTAACCAGTATCGAGATGCAACTTGGAATGCGATTGAGAATTTTCTCTGTTCAGCTGCTGGACGTTCAGCAATAGCAGCATCTGAATGCAG GTATGAAGCAGCTCTGATTCTTAAAAACTCGTGCTTAAAAGACCTTACATTGGGTGAAGTAATTCAAATCCTGGATATGATTATCACGCTGAAGCGTTGGATTAAAACTTCGCACTCTGGTTGGCAACCAGTTGTTATCACTCTTCCAGAAACTTATAATAATAGTGGTACCAGAATAGATACCTAG
- the LOC107781289 gene encoding uncharacterized protein LOC107781289, with translation MENWSSGNMPIMQHPETKHEDRKPLMEVKTTGLYPSSSSPSSPSSSEDSILELSTSRKDPLGDLYTKSEKDSSLSPSPASSSSPDVPNQTPQWSMISASPRGEMEAPPFPDEWNGANPSPMKSPPIHTMGHPPGYDPNRIPSSVFSSKPTNPMEWSTASNESLFSIHMGNNSFSRDQFNMMYRSGELTKPEEWSNSPANPYNAQPEVKSNEKKSLPPNLPLPLVEMATDREVKSASVVEGPAMQEKIVESPKIVPVENHENNIKDKTSNVDDVQHSASAPNKSDDKAVPPTEASHASSPRLSNESGNSSSSFAFPVLLNDAGKTGSLKAASAKMERHQPQPQPDSQPAVQPQSPPRSRPQPQQQSKQPESQPKLAATTWFSCFSCWPRCC, from the exons atggaGAATTGGAGTAGTGGTAATATGCCTATAATGCAACATCCTGAGACTAAGCATGAGGATAGAAAACCACTTATGGAAGTGAAAACAACTGGTTTATATCCTTCCTCATCTTCTCCGTCATCGCCTTCTTCATCTGAGGATTCAATATTGGAACTAAGTACTAGTCGAAAGGACCCTCTCGGAGATTTATATACAAAGTCTGAAAAAGATTCTTCTTTATCACCTAGTCCAGCATCTTCGTCTTCTCCTGATGTTCCTAATCAGACACCACAGTGGAGCATGATAAGTGCATCTCCGCGTGGTGAAATGGAGGCTCCGCCATTTCCTGATGAATGGAATGGAGCTAACCCTTCGCCGATGAAGTCTCCTCCAATACATACTATGGGTCATCCTCCAGGTTATGACCCCAATCGTATTCCATCGTCTGTCTTCTCAAGCAAGCCTACTAATCCTATGGAATGGAGTACTGCTTCAAATGAGTCATTGTTTAGTATTCATATGGGAAATAACAGCTTCTCTAGAGATCAGTTCAACATGATGTATAGATCTGGAGAACTAACTAAGCCAGAAGAATGGAGTAATTCTCCGGCCAATCCATATAATGCACAACCTGAAGTTAAATCCAATGAAAAGAAGAGCCTACCTCCAAATCTTCCCCTGCCTCTTGTAGAAATGGCGACAGATAGAGAGGTAAAGAGTGCAAGTGTGGTGGAGGGTCCCGCTATGCAAGAAAAGATTGTCGAATCCCCCAAAATAGTCCCTGTggaaaatcatgaaaataacatcAAAGACAAGACATCTAATGTCGACGATGTTCAGCATTCTGCCTCAGCGCCCAACAAGTCAGATGATAAAGCTGTTCCCCCGACTGAGGCAAGTCATGCTTCCTCACCCCGCCTCTCCAATGAGAGTGGAAACAGCAGCAGTTCCTTTGCTTTTCCAGT ACTACTTAATGACGCCGGGAAAACTGGCTCACTCAAAGCAGCTTCTGCTAAAATGGAGAGGCATCAACCTCAACCTCAACCAGATTCACAACCAGCAGTGCAGCCACAATCACCACCACGATCACGGCCACAACCACAACAACAGTCAAAACAACCAGAGTCACAGCCTAAATTGGCAGCGACCACTTGGTTTTCTTGTTTCTCTTGCTGGCCGCGATGTTGTTGA